AAACGGTAGAAAATATACAAAATCCAACAAATTTAGTTAAAGATGCGATCTTAAACGATAAAAAAGAGGCGTAATGTTTGAAGAGCTAAGACCCCATTTAATCGAACTTAGAAAGAGACTTTTTATAAGCATAGTAAGCGTTTTTGTCTGTTTTGGCATCTGCTTTACGTTTTGGAACCCACTGCTTGCATGGATGAGCGAACCGCTAAAACAAGTCTTACCAGCTGGCTCAAATATCATATTTACTCAAATTCAAGAGCCATTTTTTACTGCGATGAAAGTTGCATTTTTTGCTGGTGTCGTGATCGCGCTACCTATCATTTTTTGGCAGTTTTGGCTATTTGTCGCCCCTGGACTTTATGACAATGAAAAAAAATATGTGATCCCATTTGTCATCTCAGCTTCATTTATGTTTGCGTGCGGGGCGGCATTTTGTTACTACGTGGTGATTCCACTTGGCTTTGCATTCTTGGTAAATTTTGGTGGCCAGCTCTTTACAGCGCTACCAAGCATTGGCGAGTATGTTGGCTTTTTTGCAAAACTACTTATTGGCTTTGGAATTTCATTTGAGCTACCAGTCATTACATTTTTCTTAGCAAAGATCGGACTTGTCGATGACAAGATGCTAAAAGATTACTTCAGATACGCTGTTGTTATCATCTTTATCTTTGCAGCCATCGTTACACCACCTGATGTGATAAGTCAAGTCTTAATGGCACTGCCACTAATCGGACTTTATGGAATTTCAATAATCGTCGCCAAAAGAGCTAACAAGAGCGACGATGAAGACGAAAAAGAAGAACAAGACAGCGACGTAGCAAGCGATGAGTAATATAAACGACGTCTCAAGTTATGATTATTTTTTGCCCGAAGATCTCATCGCAAAAGAGCCAGTTTTGCCAAAAGAAGAGGCAAGATTGCTTGTCTATTTTAAAAATACAAAAGAGATAAAACACTACAAATTTAAAGATCTCTTCAGCCTTGTCCCAGAGGACGCAGCGGTCATTTTTAATAATACAAAAGTTATCAAAGCTCGTATTTTAGGACAAAAAGAGAGTGGTGGGGCTTGCGAAGTGATGCTAAATCAGCCCATAGGCGAAAATAAATTTAGCGTCTATATAAGAGGCAGAGTAAGCGCTGGTAGTGTTTTAAATTTTCCTGATAATCTAAAAGTAAATGTGCTTGAGCTAAATGACGATGGCACAAGGGTGGTAAATTTTACGCAAAATGGCGTTTTGCTTGATAATGTTCACCTTTTTAGTGAGCTTGAAAAGATTGGTCACATCCCGCTTCCACCATACATTAAAAGGGCTGATACAAAGGATGATGAGAGCTGGTATCAAAGCATATTTGCCAAAAATATCGGTGCAGTGGCAGCTCCGACAGCTAGCCTTCACATAAGCGAACAAATGTTAGAGCAGATAAAAGCAAAGCATGAAGTCGCCTACATTACGCTTCATGTTGGCGCTGGGACATTTAAAGGTGTGGAGTGCCAAAATATAAACGACCACAAAATGCACTCAGAATTTTATGAGCTAAGCGAGCAAGCTCAAGAGATTATAAATTCTAATAAACCAATTCTTGGCGTTGGCACGACGGTTACTAGATGTGTTGAAGAAT
This genomic interval from Campylobacter concisus contains the following:
- the tatC gene encoding twin-arginine translocase subunit TatC; the encoded protein is MFEELRPHLIELRKRLFISIVSVFVCFGICFTFWNPLLAWMSEPLKQVLPAGSNIIFTQIQEPFFTAMKVAFFAGVVIALPIIFWQFWLFVAPGLYDNEKKYVIPFVISASFMFACGAAFCYYVVIPLGFAFLVNFGGQLFTALPSIGEYVGFFAKLLIGFGISFELPVITFFLAKIGLVDDKMLKDYFRYAVVIIFIFAAIVTPPDVISQVLMALPLIGLYGISIIVAKRANKSDDEDEKEEQDSDVASDE
- the queA gene encoding tRNA preQ1(34) S-adenosylmethionine ribosyltransferase-isomerase QueA, producing MSNINDVSSYDYFLPEDLIAKEPVLPKEEARLLVYFKNTKEIKHYKFKDLFSLVPEDAAVIFNNTKVIKARILGQKESGGACEVMLNQPIGENKFSVYIRGRVSAGSVLNFPDNLKVNVLELNDDGTRVVNFTQNGVLLDNVHLFSELEKIGHIPLPPYIKRADTKDDESWYQSIFAKNIGAVAAPTASLHISEQMLEQIKAKHEVAYITLHVGAGTFKGVECQNINDHKMHSEFYELSEQAQEIINSNKPILGVGTTVTRCVEEFARSKQASGFCKLFLNLNNKPIRQNYLLTNFHLPKSTLIMLVTSFIGLEETMRIYKMAVDEKYRFYSYGDGMLII